A single genomic interval of Oryctolagus cuniculus chromosome 19, mOryCun1.1, whole genome shotgun sequence harbors:
- the MRPS17 gene encoding small ribosomal subunit protein uS17m: protein MSVTRSSVHAKWIVGKVIGTAMQKTAKVRVTRLVLDPYLLKYFNKRKTYFAHDALQQCTVGDIVLLKALPVPRTKHVKHELAEIVFKVGRVIDPVTGKPCAGTTYLESPVSVETTPLTKNLEELNISSTQ, encoded by the exons ATGTCAGTAACTCGTTCATCCGTCCATGCCAAATGGATTGTGGGGAAAGTGATTGGGACAGCAATGCAAAAAACTGCCAAAGTGAGGGTGACCAGGCTTGTTCTGGATCCCTACTTACTAAAG TACTTTAATAAGAGAAAAACCTACTTCGCTCACGATGCTCTTCAGCAGTGCACTGTTGGAGATATTGTGCTTCTCAAAGCTTTACCTGTCCCGCGGACAAAGCACGTGAAACATGAACTGGCTGAGATCGTTTTCAAAGTTGGAAGAGTGATAGATCCAGTGACAGGAAAACCCTGTGCAGGCACCACCTACCTGGAGAGTCCAGTCAGTGTGGAAACCACCCCCCTAACCAAAAATCTGGAAGAACTCAATATCTCCTCAACACAGTGA